From a region of the Alkalicoccobacillus plakortidis genome:
- a CDS encoding CapA family protein, protein MREKRPLTLTQKLLKRSKVEKKKTTKHILISLPLLLLLIVVLSIVSTRPIPEVQSKQTNLARGILVGDIMMAGHVQTQIDATDEQSLFTHVKPYFEHADYATGNFERPVAEQSSADSDYSSTADSVSALHAVGFSVMNLANSHLMDYEEDGLQETLSAFNNEGIDMTGAGESITDETNSMSFNEVNGVTIATLGFSDVYEDGAAVDDSSGGITTFDPETFIPMVAKANQQADVVIVHAHWGQEYDNTPSERQQTLAHSLSDAGADIIVGHHPHVLQSIEVYNDTAIFYSLGNFISDQGWTRTSESALAQFEITENGTTEFEVVPLLIKEASPAPLSWSDKLNERSIIRQLTKDDHFDWTEEEGVIHFSTNSRDTGGH, encoded by the coding sequence ATGAGAGAGAAGCGACCATTAACGTTAACACAGAAACTATTAAAACGCTCAAAAGTAGAAAAGAAAAAAACAACCAAACACATTCTAATTAGTTTGCCACTACTTTTACTTTTGATCGTTGTGCTTTCAATAGTCAGCACAAGACCAATTCCTGAGGTACAAAGTAAACAAACAAATCTAGCACGCGGCATACTTGTTGGAGACATCATGATGGCTGGTCACGTCCAGACTCAAATTGATGCGACAGATGAACAAAGCCTCTTTACTCATGTAAAACCATACTTTGAGCATGCGGATTATGCGACAGGCAATTTTGAAAGGCCTGTCGCCGAACAATCCAGTGCAGATTCTGATTATTCTTCCACTGCAGATTCTGTCAGTGCACTGCATGCAGTCGGCTTCTCTGTAATGAACCTAGCAAATAGCCACTTGATGGACTATGAAGAAGATGGGCTACAAGAGACCCTTTCTGCTTTTAATAACGAAGGAATTGATATGACAGGTGCTGGTGAATCGATTACTGACGAGACAAACAGTATGTCATTTAATGAAGTAAATGGGGTAACGATTGCAACATTAGGATTCTCTGATGTATATGAAGATGGTGCAGCAGTTGATGATTCAAGTGGTGGTATCACCACTTTTGATCCCGAGACTTTTATTCCAATGGTCGCCAAAGCGAATCAACAGGCAGACGTTGTCATCGTTCATGCTCATTGGGGTCAGGAATATGATAATACGCCAAGTGAAAGACAACAAACACTCGCACATTCCTTATCTGATGCTGGTGCAGACATCATTGTTGGTCACCATCCACACGTTCTTCAATCAATAGAAGTTTACAATGACACAGCAATCTTTTACAGCCTCGGAAATTTCATATCTGATCAAGGATGGACTAGAACAAGTGAATCGGCATTAGCACAGTTTGAGATCACAGAAAACGGAACAACCGAATTTGAAGTTGTGCCGTTACTGATTAAAGAAGCTTCTCCAGCTCCTCTCTCCTGGTCAGACAAGCTTAATGAGCGATCCATTATTCGTCAGTTAACGAAGGATGATCATTTTGATTGGACAGAAGAAGAAGGTGTAATCCATTTCTCAACAAATTCAAGAGATACAGGAGGTCACTAA
- the pgsB gene encoding poly-gamma-glutamate synthase PgsB, giving the protein MWIIAGASICAAGIGIWEKRRHQKNINALPLRININGIRGKSTVTRLIMGVVKEAEYKAVGKTTGTDARMIYWDTDEEAPIPRKPQGPNIGEQKKVIQEAVERGANAMVSECMAVKPEYQIIFQEQLLQANIGVIVNVLEDHMDVMGPTLDEVADAFTATIPHNGHLIITNDQYSDFYKQIAKKRNTRVIIADNTKITESYLRSFEYMVFPDNASLALAVAEAIGIDEETAFKGMLNAPPDPGAMRILQIQQNDPEQRSYFVNGFAANDASSTLSIWDRVKQIGYPTEKPIVVMNCRADRVERTEQFALDVLPYIKAEHLVLIGETTSPIVQEFEKGNLPYEQFHNLEHFTTEEIMDILIPISEGRTIYGIGNIHGAAEPLIEQLKLVKAPKLVS; this is encoded by the coding sequence ATGTGGATAATAGCGGGTGCTAGTATTTGTGCAGCGGGAATTGGCATATGGGAGAAACGGCGCCACCAGAAGAATATTAATGCTCTCCCCCTTCGTATTAACATTAACGGAATTCGTGGTAAATCCACGGTCACTCGTTTAATTATGGGTGTTGTAAAAGAAGCTGAATATAAAGCTGTTGGAAAAACAACTGGTACAGATGCTCGCATGATCTATTGGGACACTGACGAGGAAGCTCCAATCCCTAGAAAACCTCAAGGCCCAAACATAGGTGAACAAAAAAAAGTGATACAAGAGGCTGTTGAACGTGGTGCCAATGCAATGGTCAGTGAATGCATGGCAGTTAAGCCAGAATATCAAATTATATTCCAAGAGCAATTACTTCAAGCGAATATCGGTGTCATAGTGAATGTTCTTGAAGATCATATGGATGTAATGGGACCGACTCTCGATGAAGTGGCAGATGCTTTTACAGCAACCATCCCACATAATGGACATTTAATTATTACAAATGATCAATATAGTGATTTTTACAAGCAAATTGCAAAGAAAAGAAACACTCGTGTGATCATAGCTGATAATACTAAAATTACCGAATCATACCTGCGAAGTTTTGAATATATGGTCTTTCCTGATAACGCATCTTTAGCTCTCGCTGTAGCAGAAGCAATTGGAATTGATGAAGAGACCGCATTTAAAGGTATGCTTAATGCTCCACCAGACCCCGGAGCCATGCGTATTCTGCAAATCCAGCAAAATGATCCTGAGCAAAGGAGTTATTTTGTTAATGGATTCGCCGCAAATGATGCCTCCTCCACCTTATCGATTTGGGATCGAGTGAAACAAATTGGTTATCCAACTGAAAAGCCAATTGTTGTAATGAACTGCAGAGCTGATCGAGTGGAACGAACCGAGCAATTTGCGCTTGATGTTTTACCATACATTAAAGCCGAACACCTTGTTTTGATTGGTGAAACCACAAGTCCTATTGTTCAGGAATTTGAAAAAGGAAACCTTCCATACGAACAATTTCATAATTTGGAGCACTTTACTACAGAGGAAATCATGGACATTCTCATACCCATTTCAGAAGGAAGAACAATCTACGGAATTGGTAACATTCACGGAGCTGCAGAACCGCTCATAGAACAATTAAAACTAGTTAAAGCACCTAAGCTTGTAAGCTAA
- a CDS encoding RrF2 family transcriptional regulator: MRLTLYTDYSIRVLMHLGSVPKGELVTLRDISTTYDISINHLMKIVQSLRKEEYIRTVRGRNGGIILAKEPAQIYIGTLVRILEDLNVVDSSEDHHALSTLTFSFIFEHAVDHFLSALNQYTLEDLINYTAIEASNDVEKNSDISFKL; the protein is encoded by the coding sequence TTGCGATTAACATTGTATACAGATTATTCAATTCGCGTTTTAATGCATCTAGGAAGTGTGCCAAAAGGGGAGCTTGTTACCTTAAGAGACATCTCCACAACGTATGACATCTCAATTAACCACTTAATGAAAATTGTTCAATCACTGAGGAAAGAAGAGTATATCCGTACAGTAAGGGGAAGAAATGGTGGAATCATATTAGCAAAAGAACCTGCTCAGATTTACATAGGAACTTTGGTAAGAATATTAGAAGATTTAAACGTAGTGGATTCAAGCGAAGATCATCATGCACTATCAACGTTAACCTTTAGCTTTATCTTTGAACACGCTGTCGATCATTTTCTATCTGCGCTAAATCAATATACGCTAGAGGATTTGATTAATTATACTGCAATAGAGGCATCGAATGATGTTGAAAAAAACTCAGATATATCATTTAAACTTTAA
- a CDS encoding dihydrofolate reductase family protein has translation MSRKVVLFIAVSLDGYIATMDESLDWLFNVEGEGDNGYSEFYETVDTVVMGRKTYDWITTQMEGEFPYKGKQCYVFSNARAQKDTENIAFLNENISDFVSHLKQQSGKNIWVAGGGALLHSFIEANQIDEMIITIAPTLIGNGIRLFPEGDYQA, from the coding sequence ATGTCTCGAAAGGTTGTTCTTTTTATTGCAGTGAGCCTTGATGGCTATATCGCAACTATGGATGAGTCCTTGGATTGGTTATTTAATGTTGAGGGCGAGGGAGATAATGGCTACTCGGAATTTTACGAAACTGTTGATACCGTTGTGATGGGCAGAAAAACATATGACTGGATCACCACACAAATGGAAGGAGAATTCCCTTATAAGGGAAAACAGTGTTACGTATTCTCGAACGCTAGAGCGCAAAAAGATACGGAGAATATTGCGTTTCTAAATGAAAACATTAGTGACTTTGTTAGTCACCTGAAACAGCAATCTGGAAAAAACATTTGGGTTGCTGGCGGTGGTGCATTACTTCATTCATTTATTGAAGCAAATCAGATTGATGAGATGATTATAACAATAGCTCCAACACTTATTGGAAATGGAATTCGTCTCTTTCCAGAAGGTGACTACCAAGCTTGA
- a CDS encoding SRPBCC family protein, translating to MNEIIVFTYEELIDAPIDLVFTYLNKDEHVQQWNEFIVRNTYEKHSEDELEAGSTYQTVQKVGKKEFIFQAKILDYKPPFRAVVKTETKEGISITRYQLSQDTDGTLFKVEASITPSNVRYKFLTTLFGWMNRFIYKDIYQKFVDYVHAHNHRLWEVYYESEDGTYSLIGDLHLNEDQTWSVLLNHDHHDIYNLLKRFDYEWDEDRVHLLRANSFEEAEAGFYEWVETVWIPLLKKKYGDDYPVA from the coding sequence GTGAACGAGATCATTGTATTTACTTATGAAGAATTGATTGATGCACCAATTGATTTAGTTTTTACGTACTTAAATAAAGACGAGCATGTTCAACAGTGGAATGAGTTCATCGTAAGAAACACTTACGAGAAACATTCTGAGGATGAACTGGAGGCAGGATCTACTTATCAAACGGTTCAAAAAGTCGGCAAAAAAGAATTCATTTTTCAAGCAAAAATACTGGATTATAAGCCGCCTTTTCGAGCGGTTGTCAAAACAGAGACAAAGGAAGGAATCAGTATTACAAGGTATCAATTATCACAAGATACAGATGGTACTCTTTTTAAAGTTGAGGCTAGTATCACTCCCAGTAATGTAAGGTACAAGTTCTTAACAACATTATTTGGGTGGATGAATAGATTTATATATAAAGATATCTATCAAAAATTTGTTGACTATGTTCATGCGCATAATCATAGGTTATGGGAAGTGTATTATGAGTCAGAAGACGGAACGTATAGCCTTATTGGTGATCTCCATTTAAATGAAGATCAAACATGGAGCGTTCTATTAAACCATGATCACCATGATATATACAATCTACTAAAACGCTTTGACTATGAGTGGGATGAAGATAGAGTTCATCTATTACGAGCAAATAGCTTTGAAGAAGCAGAAGCGGGATTTTATGAATGGGTGGAGACGGTTTGGATCCCATTACTAAAGAAAAAATATGGAGACGACTACCCTGTTGCTTAA
- a CDS encoding zinc ribbon domain-containing protein YjdM produces the protein MNEIPNCPKCQSEYTYEDGSLFVCPECAHEWTASAETEVESEEKIVKDANGNILSDGDTITVIKDLKVKGSSSVVKMGTKVKGIRLVEADHDIDCKIDGFGAMSLKSEFVKKV, from the coding sequence ATGAATGAAATACCGAATTGCCCAAAATGTCAATCAGAGTATACATATGAGGACGGCAGTCTATTTGTATGTCCAGAATGTGCCCATGAATGGACTGCTTCAGCTGAAACTGAAGTGGAAAGTGAAGAGAAAATTGTAAAGGATGCAAATGGAAACATTTTATCTGATGGTGACACGATTACAGTGATAAAAGATCTAAAAGTAAAAGGCAGCTCATCTGTTGTGAAAATGGGTACTAAAGTGAAGGGTATTCGTCTGGTAGAGGCAGACCATGATATCGATTGTAAAATTGATGGATTTGGTGCGATGAGCTTGAAGTCTGAGTTTGTGAAGAAGGTATGA
- a CDS encoding serine hydrolase domain-containing protein, which yields MVKPLLGASVLVMKNHETVFSKGYGLSDIENNHMMQPERTIMEWGSISKLFVWVAAMQMVEQAELDLNEDIQTYLPDDFLTKLSYDEPITMLHLMNHNSGFEENIFDLGFASADRVTSLEQGLQLAEPHQVYKPGQVVAYSNYSTSLAAYIIERITDEPFYEYVQKNILEPLNMKQTIIHPTFNGQENLLENKAKGYVLSSPEHFVESDWYYMSMYPSGGVNGTAEDLSIFANALLSKEGEISPLFTKEETLETLLSQSYSANEHVSGIAHGLWEYAGDSRGVTHGGNTTSFSSNLHLVPEEEFAVIVLTNQAGEMDINYGLTALLVGESEPQAAVEDLPNTEELEGSFLAARRPHHSFISLYFFLMPYQVKPIQENEIEINYAGFTANYVQTSPYVYEMSHGDTIFYPMKQLSFQVENGKVQQISTSISDYLPLPAGKTTPILNAYMVLAIVCVLYFLVAPLILVIKAIINKMKKRRSSQISIWHAVLVVCGTATLVNIIVLVIRMLSSYDRAYAEVAPQILLNGFFSVIALLSMAFMAWRWPKSRLLIIQKITYSITISMTVLLITLLLIWGFYG from the coding sequence TTGGTCAAACCACTGCTTGGAGCAAGTGTACTTGTGATGAAAAATCATGAGACCGTTTTCTCAAAAGGGTATGGACTCTCAGATATTGAGAATAACCATATGATGCAACCAGAGCGAACGATTATGGAGTGGGGATCGATTAGTAAACTGTTTGTTTGGGTGGCTGCAATGCAAATGGTTGAACAAGCAGAGCTTGACCTTAATGAAGATATACAAACGTATTTGCCAGATGACTTCTTAACAAAGCTTAGCTATGACGAGCCAATAACTATGCTGCATTTGATGAATCATAACTCTGGGTTTGAAGAAAATATTTTTGATTTAGGCTTTGCCTCAGCCGATCGTGTTACCTCTCTTGAACAAGGACTTCAGCTTGCAGAGCCACATCAAGTATATAAACCGGGCCAAGTCGTTGCGTATTCCAATTATTCAACGTCACTTGCTGCATATATCATTGAACGCATAACTGACGAGCCGTTTTATGAATATGTCCAAAAGAATATCTTGGAACCATTAAATATGAAGCAAACGATTATACATCCAACTTTCAATGGGCAAGAGAACCTTTTAGAGAACAAAGCCAAGGGATATGTCTTATCTTCACCTGAACATTTTGTAGAATCTGATTGGTATTATATGTCTATGTATCCAAGTGGTGGGGTGAATGGTACAGCTGAAGACTTATCGATCTTTGCAAATGCGCTATTATCAAAAGAAGGGGAGATATCCCCACTATTTACGAAGGAAGAAACGCTTGAAACTTTACTTTCACAGAGCTATTCAGCAAATGAACATGTGAGTGGAATTGCCCATGGATTATGGGAGTATGCAGGTGATTCTCGCGGTGTGACTCACGGGGGAAACACAACATCCTTTTCAAGTAATCTACATTTAGTACCTGAAGAAGAGTTTGCTGTGATTGTGCTGACGAACCAAGCAGGAGAGATGGACATTAACTATGGCTTAACTGCACTTCTTGTTGGAGAAAGTGAACCACAAGCTGCTGTAGAAGACCTTCCGAATACGGAAGAGCTTGAAGGATCGTTTCTCGCAGCGCGTAGACCTCATCATAGCTTTATTAGCTTGTATTTTTTCCTGATGCCATATCAAGTAAAACCGATTCAAGAAAATGAAATTGAAATTAATTATGCTGGTTTTACCGCAAACTATGTACAGACTAGTCCTTATGTATATGAAATGAGTCATGGTGATACGATCTTTTACCCTATGAAACAGTTAAGCTTTCAAGTAGAGAATGGAAAGGTACAACAGATCTCCACTTCAATCTCAGATTATTTGCCATTGCCTGCTGGGAAAACAACTCCAATTTTAAATGCTTACATGGTTTTGGCGATTGTTTGTGTTCTGTATTTTCTTGTGGCTCCATTAATATTAGTTATAAAAGCAATCATAAATAAGATGAAAAAGAGAAGAAGTTCTCAAATATCCATATGGCATGCCGTTTTGGTAGTATGCGGAACGGCTACGTTAGTGAATATCATTGTGCTAGTAATTAGAATGCTCTCATCCTATGATCGTGCGTATGCCGAGGTTGCACCACAGATTTTATTAAATGGCTTTTTCTCAGTGATTGCACTACTCTCCATGGCTTTTATGGCTTGGAGATGGCCAAAATCGAGACTTCTGATTATACAAAAAATTACGTACAGCATAACAATTAGTATGACAGTTTTATTAATAACGTTGTTGCTTATATGGGGATTTTATGGGTAG
- a CDS encoding class I SAM-dependent methyltransferase produces MSRDEKRNYLELDRIIFIGRTYEEYVMMFRLDSWDLQNKKILDCPAGACSFTARANELGIDVTACDIAYTHPSDDLKKKGLEDISYAMNGLSKAKHKYIWEYFRDVEHLKENRIEALTECVEDMKTNNNRYVPTNLPSLPFRDKTFDVTLSAHFLFMYSDRLDFTFHLNTIKELMRVTKEEIRIFPLVDLEGKRYTYLDEVIEFLTEAGSVVTEVKSDYEFHANAHSMLVIKV; encoded by the coding sequence TTGAGCAGAGATGAGAAGAGAAATTATTTAGAGTTGGATCGAATTATTTTTATAGGAAGAACATACGAGGAATATGTGATGATGTTTCGTCTTGACAGTTGGGATCTACAGAATAAGAAGATCCTTGATTGTCCAGCTGGTGCCTGTTCGTTTACTGCACGAGCAAATGAATTAGGAATAGACGTTACTGCGTGTGATATTGCGTATACTCATCCAAGTGATGACCTGAAGAAAAAGGGATTAGAAGATATTAGCTATGCCATGAATGGTTTATCAAAAGCTAAGCATAAGTACATTTGGGAGTATTTTCGTGATGTGGAGCATCTGAAAGAAAATCGGATAGAGGCATTAACAGAATGTGTGGAAGATATGAAAACCAATAACAATCGTTATGTACCTACGAATCTTCCTAGCCTACCGTTCCGTGATAAAACATTTGATGTAACGCTTTCTGCCCATTTTTTATTCATGTATAGCGATCGTCTGGATTTTACTTTTCATCTAAACACAATAAAAGAATTGATGCGGGTAACAAAAGAAGAGATTCGAATTTTTCCACTCGTTGATTTGGAAGGCAAAAGGTACACGTATCTTGATGAGGTCATTGAATTTTTAACCGAAGCAGGTAGTGTGGTTACTGAAGTGAAGTCTGATTATGAATTTCATGCAAATGCACATTCAATGCTGGTCATAAAGGTTTGA
- a CDS encoding sigma-54 interaction domain-containing protein, with protein MFPQDNDYKDEIFKTVFEDAYHCFVVVDKHGFVTYMNNSYCHFLNLDKDLVIGKHVTDVIENSRMHIVAQTGIEEIADLQFIRGNHMVANRIPVRSNGEIVGAVGTVLFRDTKEWMSMNSHIKDLLLELEHYRNQQRKQHGATYSLHDIVGSSDKMNLLKEQVKKIATGDVSILLRGESGTGKELFAHSIHHLSERNAKPFIKVNCAAIPEHLLESELFGYQEGAFTGAKKGGKPGKFQLADGGTLFLDEIGDMPLSAQVKILRVLQEGEIEAVGSVQLEQIDVRIIAATNQPLEALIDKQKFREDLFYRINVVQLQIPPLRDRPEDIQVLAKYILHKITRRTGKRVTDIDEQVLSCFYSYRWPGNARELENVIESAVHLTNSEIIKMEDLPDRLQLNNHSIELTGSLKDIVEQTEKQAIRRALDKCSGDKIKAAELLKVGKSSFYEKIKKYDLQ; from the coding sequence ATGTTTCCGCAGGACAATGACTATAAGGATGAGATTTTTAAAACTGTTTTTGAAGACGCTTACCACTGTTTTGTTGTGGTGGATAAGCATGGTTTTGTAACGTATATGAACAATAGCTATTGTCATTTTCTTAATCTAGATAAGGATTTGGTGATTGGTAAACATGTCACGGATGTGATTGAGAACTCGCGGATGCATATTGTGGCTCAAACTGGAATCGAGGAAATTGCCGATCTTCAGTTCATACGTGGGAATCATATGGTTGCGAACCGAATCCCAGTGAGGTCTAATGGAGAAATTGTTGGTGCAGTTGGTACTGTTCTGTTCCGTGATACAAAGGAATGGATGAGTATGAATAGTCATATTAAGGACCTTCTGCTTGAGCTTGAACATTACCGTAATCAACAGAGAAAACAACATGGCGCAACGTATTCGTTACATGATATAGTTGGTAGCTCTGATAAGATGAATCTGTTAAAGGAACAAGTAAAAAAAATCGCAACCGGTGATGTTTCGATCCTACTCCGTGGAGAGAGTGGGACGGGCAAAGAGTTGTTTGCACATAGCATCCATCATCTTAGTGAGCGCAATGCGAAGCCTTTTATTAAGGTGAACTGTGCCGCGATCCCTGAACACCTGCTTGAGTCAGAGTTATTTGGTTATCAGGAGGGAGCTTTTACAGGAGCTAAAAAAGGAGGCAAACCTGGAAAGTTTCAGCTTGCTGATGGAGGGACACTGTTTCTGGATGAAATAGGGGACATGCCATTAAGTGCTCAAGTGAAAATTTTGCGTGTTCTCCAAGAGGGAGAGATTGAGGCAGTTGGTTCTGTTCAGCTTGAGCAGATAGATGTGCGGATTATTGCTGCGACAAATCAGCCTCTTGAAGCATTAATCGATAAACAGAAATTTCGAGAAGATTTATTTTACAGAATTAATGTTGTTCAACTGCAGATTCCACCTTTACGAGATAGGCCTGAGGATATTCAAGTGCTGGCCAAATATATTCTTCATAAGATTACCCGAAGAACAGGCAAAAGAGTGACTGATATTGATGAACAGGTTCTTTCCTGTTTTTATAGCTATCGATGGCCAGGAAATGCACGAGAGCTGGAAAATGTCATTGAGTCAGCAGTTCATCTGACGAATTCTGAGATCATTAAGATGGAGGATCTACCCGATCGACTTCAACTTAATAACCATTCAATTGAATTAACAGGTAGCCTAAAAGATATTGTGGAGCAAACAGAAAAACAAGCGATAAGACGGGCTTTAGATAAATGTAGTGGAGACAAGATAAAAGCAGCGGAACTTTTAAAAGTTGGAAAGTCTAGTTTTTATGAGAAGATTAAAAAATACGATCTACAATAA
- a CDS encoding GntP family permease, with product MFSMIGLIGGLALLIILTMRGMNLLIAAPLSTLFLAIFSGIPLFPQMVAEDAPSMLGSYMEGFSGFVASWFIMFLLGSIFGKVMGDARAADSVSKFVVDKLGTKYAIMAVVAACAILTYGGVSLFIVGFSVFPLALSLFKQANLPRRFIPATLAFGSVTFTMTSPGSPEIQNWIPIPFLGTSAYAAWEVSAIVALFMIVFGYWWLKKIIYRAVAKGESFDTREGDPIVEERELPHPALAAIPLFVVLIISYIFHDSLGTSALVIALTSGIVAAWALNRKFLDNVWESASGGTMGALLAITNTAAVVGFGAVAKNTTAFTAAVDAVTHFPGSPLVGAAIAVGVIAGLTGSSSGGQQIALPLIAPHYLDAGVDPEALHRVVAISSGALDTLPHGGYVVTTIRAICGETHKAAYASFSAMTVVVPILGVLLAILLFSLGM from the coding sequence ATATTTAGCATGATTGGCTTGATAGGTGGATTAGCTCTTTTAATTATCTTAACGATGAGAGGCATGAACTTACTTATTGCAGCACCTCTTTCTACCTTATTCTTGGCGATTTTTAGTGGCATTCCTCTTTTTCCACAGATGGTTGCCGAGGATGCTCCAAGTATGTTGGGAAGTTATATGGAGGGGTTTTCTGGTTTTGTTGCCTCATGGTTTATTATGTTTTTGCTTGGCTCCATCTTTGGAAAAGTGATGGGAGATGCTCGAGCAGCAGATAGTGTCTCTAAATTTGTGGTCGATAAACTTGGCACAAAGTATGCCATTATGGCTGTTGTTGCAGCCTGTGCCATCTTAACTTATGGCGGCGTCAGTTTGTTTATTGTTGGTTTTTCTGTTTTTCCATTGGCCTTAAGTTTGTTTAAACAGGCAAATCTACCAAGACGATTTATTCCGGCGACACTTGCTTTTGGCTCGGTGACCTTCACCATGACTTCTCCTGGTTCACCTGAGATTCAGAACTGGATTCCCATTCCGTTTCTTGGTACGTCTGCATACGCAGCCTGGGAAGTGAGTGCGATTGTTGCATTATTTATGATTGTGTTTGGGTACTGGTGGTTAAAGAAAATCATTTACAGAGCAGTTGCAAAAGGTGAATCTTTTGATACGCGAGAAGGGGATCCAATCGTGGAAGAAAGAGAATTGCCTCACCCTGCTCTTGCGGCGATTCCGTTATTCGTTGTCCTTATTATTTCATATATCTTCCACGATTCTCTTGGCACATCCGCTTTGGTTATTGCGTTAACAAGTGGAATTGTTGCGGCTTGGGCTTTAAACCGTAAGTTCTTAGACAATGTCTGGGAATCTGCATCAGGAGGCACGATGGGTGCCTTGCTTGCGATTACAAATACTGCAGCCGTTGTTGGGTTTGGGGCGGTAGCAAAAAATACAACCGCGTTTACAGCGGCTGTTGATGCGGTTACTCATTTCCCAGGAAGCCCATTAGTTGGAGCAGCAATTGCGGTTGGTGTTATTGCAGGATTAACTGGTTCGTCCTCAGGTGGACAACAAATTGCCTTGCCGTTGATTGCACCTCACTACTTAGATGCAGGTGTTGATCCAGAGGCGTTACACCGTGTGGTTGCCATTTCATCAGGTGCCTTAGATACGTTACCTCACGGGGGCTATGTTGTCACTACGATCCGTGCGATATGTGGCGAAACACATAAGGCAGCTTACGCGTCATTTAGTGCAATGACTGTAGTGGTTCCAATACTCGGTGTGCTCTTGGCCATTCTGTTGTTTTCTCTAGGCATGTAG